Proteins from one Bacteroidota bacterium genomic window:
- a CDS encoding toxin-antitoxin system YwqK family antitoxin, which translates to MKQFLLLIFTCQVALAQSVNSDTLNQIDPSTGFKQGYWIVYNSVKKLPAYPAEAKVEEGKFTDSKKIGIWKMYFPSGILKSEITYTDNRPKGYAKMYYESGKLQEEGNWENNRWVGDYKSYYDNGQTFYNFKYTNTGKREGKQEYFYDNGQVMMTGEMKDGKEAGIWEEHYENGDLRAKKSFNDGTLDAENTEVYAPKQPLPPKKEEVSKEPPKIADANTEKPNAAQKPFDGNGYSKLFFTGGRISKDGEFKNYRLIDGKDYVYNTDGILERIAVYKAGKYVGDAPIEEKDK; encoded by the coding sequence ATGAAGCAATTTCTACTCCTGATTTTCACCTGCCAGGTTGCTCTCGCCCAATCTGTAAATAGCGACACGCTTAACCAGATTGATCCTTCTACAGGATTTAAGCAGGGTTATTGGATTGTATATAATAGCGTAAAAAAATTGCCCGCCTATCCAGCTGAAGCTAAAGTTGAAGAAGGAAAATTTACTGACAGTAAAAAAATAGGTATCTGGAAAATGTACTTTCCAAGCGGAATACTTAAAAGTGAAATCACATATACAGATAATCGACCGAAAGGATATGCGAAAATGTATTATGAGAGCGGAAAACTTCAGGAAGAAGGAAATTGGGAAAACAATAGGTGGGTTGGAGATTACAAGTCATACTATGATAATGGACAAACATTTTATAATTTCAAATATACTAACACAGGCAAACGCGAAGGAAAGCAGGAATATTTTTATGATAATGGGCAAGTAATGATGACAGGGGAAATGAAAGACGGCAAAGAAGCTGGTATATGGGAAGAGCATTATGAAAACGGAGACTTAAGAGCAAAAAAATCATTTAATGATGGCACTTTGGATGCTGAGAATACTGAAGTGTATGCACCAAAACAACCTCTTCCTCCCAAGAAAGAAGAAGTTTCAAAAGAACCGCCTAAAATTGCTGATGCTAATACTGAAAAACCAAACGCAGCACAAAAACCATTTGATGGTAATGGATACTCAAAACTCTTCTTTACAGGAGGAAGAATTTCTAAAGATGGGGAGTTTAAAAATTATCGCCTGATTGACGGAAAAGATTATGTATACAATACAGATGGAATTCTAGAACGCATTGCAGTTTATAAGGCAGGAAAATATGTTGGCGATGCGCCCATAGAAGAAAAAGATAAGTAA
- a CDS encoding M28 family peptidase — translation MGKRKIISVKQIIRFTAYLLFLTSCFFSACSGDTTIDDNNHTDANNNTSVFPPAPIFNEDSAYAFVKEQVDFGPRVPGTASHAKCAEYLVSKLKSYGLETQIQNGNITTYDGKKFNLKNIIASYKPEITNRILLLSHWDTRPFADQDSINKDKPADGADDGASGVGVLLEIAHQFSISKPDVGIDILLDDLEDYGKENDNGENTWALGTQYWTKNPHKIGYKAEYGILLDMVGAKNATFPREGLSRESAPYVVKKIWNKASRLNYLKYFVFDDIHEITDDHTYIISGANIPCVDIVNWDFNIGNFPYYHHRHSDNMNIIDKGTLKAVGQTVLEVLWEEQKPKP, via the coding sequence ATGGGAAAAAGAAAAATAATTTCCGTGAAACAAATTATCCGCTTTACTGCTTACTTATTATTTCTTACTTCTTGTTTCTTTTCGGCTTGTTCAGGAGATACAACTATTGACGACAACAATCACACGGATGCGAATAATAATACTTCTGTTTTTCCTCCCGCTCCGATATTTAATGAAGATTCTGCTTATGCTTTTGTGAAAGAACAAGTAGATTTTGGTCCTCGTGTTCCCGGAACTGCTTCTCATGCAAAATGCGCTGAATATCTAGTTTCAAAACTAAAATCTTACGGATTGGAAACTCAAATCCAAAACGGAAACATTACAACATATGACGGGAAAAAATTCAACCTGAAAAATATTATCGCGTCTTACAAACCTGAAATTACAAATCGTATTTTACTTCTTTCTCACTGGGATACGCGCCCGTTTGCTGACCAGGATTCGATAAATAAAGATAAACCCGCAGACGGTGCTGATGATGGTGCAAGCGGTGTGGGTGTGCTTTTGGAAATCGCACACCAATTCAGTATTTCAAAACCCGATGTGGGAATTGATATTCTGCTGGACGATTTGGAAGATTATGGAAAAGAAAATGACAATGGAGAAAATACCTGGGCGCTCGGTACACAGTATTGGACGAAAAACCCTCATAAGATCGGGTATAAAGCTGAATATGGAATTCTGCTTGATATGGTTGGTGCAAAGAATGCAACATTTCCGAGAGAAGGACTTTCACGCGAATCTGCACCCTATGTTGTAAAAAAAATCTGGAACAAAGCATCACGCCTTAACTACTTAAAATATTTTGTCTTTGACGATATCCATGAGATCACCGATGACCACACTTATATTATTTCTGGTGCGAATATTCCATGCGTAGATATTGTGAACTGGGATTTTAATATTGGAAATTTTCCCTATTACCATCACCGCCACAGCGACAACATGAACATCATTGACAAAGGCACTTTGAAAGCGGTGGGGCAAACTGTTCTGGAAGTTTTGTGGGAGGAGCAAAAACCAAAACCCTGA
- a CDS encoding cysteine--tRNA ligase — protein MALQQIEIYNTLTRKKEKFTPLNPPFVGMYVCGPTVYDYVHLGNCRTFMSFDLIYRYLVYSGYKVRYVRNITDAGHLEGDRDEGGDKFTKMAKLEQVEPMEIVQKYTLGFHEVMRLFNTRSPSIEPTATGHISEQIEMTKQIIESGLGYESNGTVYFDVEKYSTKNNYGALSNRKQEELLEGTRELGGQDEKKGRLDFALWIKAKPEHIMRWPSPWGWGFPGWHIECSAMSAKYLGTTFDIHGGGMDLIATHHTNEIAQSQACNHCEPVKYWMHTNMLTVNGVRMSKSAGNGFLPMELFTGNHRLLTRGYSPMTVRFFMLQTHYRSTLDFSNEALQASEKGFDKLMNAIKTLDTLKPSDKSTSDIKALQTKCYEAMNDDFNSPILIANLFEGVRIINSVNDGKEEISKSDLELLKKIFNEFVFDVMGLQQEQSSTNNDELTKNLMGLIVEIRNEAKAKKDFQTSDKLRDGLAKSKIIIKDTKYGTTWEKEK, from the coding sequence ATGGCACTTCAGCAAATAGAAATATACAACACGCTTACACGCAAGAAGGAAAAATTCACTCCTCTTAATCCGCCATTTGTCGGAATGTACGTTTGTGGACCGACCGTTTATGATTATGTGCACCTGGGAAATTGCCGAACATTCATGTCTTTCGATTTAATTTATCGTTACCTGGTTTATTCAGGATATAAAGTACGTTATGTGCGCAACATCACCGATGCAGGGCATTTAGAAGGCGACCGTGATGAGGGCGGTGATAAGTTTACCAAGATGGCAAAACTTGAACAGGTTGAGCCAATGGAAATCGTACAGAAATACACACTCGGATTTCATGAAGTGATGAGGTTGTTTAACACACGTTCGCCAAGCATTGAACCAACTGCGACTGGACATATTTCTGAGCAGATTGAAATGACAAAACAAATTATTGAATCAGGATTAGGATATGAATCGAATGGAACAGTTTATTTCGATGTAGAAAAATATTCTACGAAAAATAATTATGGAGCTCTTTCAAACAGAAAACAGGAAGAATTGCTGGAAGGCACACGTGAGCTTGGAGGACAGGATGAAAAAAAAGGACGGCTTGATTTCGCACTCTGGATAAAAGCAAAACCCGAACACATCATGCGATGGCCATCACCGTGGGGTTGGGGTTTTCCGGGATGGCATATTGAATGTTCAGCGATGAGCGCAAAATATTTAGGAACTACTTTCGATATTCACGGAGGAGGAATGGATCTTATAGCCACACATCACACCAATGAAATTGCTCAGTCGCAGGCATGCAATCATTGCGAACCCGTGAAATACTGGATGCACACGAATATGTTAACTGTAAATGGAGTTCGAATGTCAAAGTCAGCTGGCAATGGATTTTTACCAATGGAACTTTTTACTGGCAATCATCGGCTTCTCACAAGAGGGTATTCTCCTATGACCGTTCGCTTTTTCATGCTGCAAACACATTATCGAAGTACGCTTGATTTTTCCAATGAAGCATTGCAGGCATCTGAAAAGGGTTTTGATAAACTGATGAATGCAATCAAAACTCTTGACACACTGAAACCATCAGATAAATCTACATCTGATATAAAAGCGCTTCAGACAAAATGTTACGAAGCAATGAACGATGATTTTAATTCTCCTATTCTTATTGCGAATTTATTTGAAGGAGTAAGGATTATTAATTCAGTAAATGACGGCAAAGAAGAAATTTCAAAATCTGATTTGGAATTACTTAAGAAAATTTTTAATGAATTTGTTTTTGATGTGATGGGATTACAGCAGGAACAAAGCTCAACAAATAATGACGAACTGACAAAAAACCTGATGGGTCTAATCGTTGAAATACGAAACGAAGCAAAAGCAAAAAAAGATTTCCAAACATCTGACAAACTGCGTGACGGGCTTGCCAAAAGCAAAATCATCATCAAGGATACTAAGTACGGCACTACATGGGAAAAAGAAAAATAA
- a CDS encoding tetratricopeptide repeat protein translates to MKEGTNIFAHTDCLSEEMLTKYISDKLSSAEKHEVEKHLIDCEMCSDAVEGWQMIYDKKKISNITSELNQKIQTRIDAKEEKKEVKIIFLRQYRTQLAVAASILLVVGLVWFFKSNVSMKEMDNAEAEKMFAEKFSPPPADLDNEATTGKEQSEPDSKNPVTTAQDPTPLNNISLEEAQKKSLPAESPSFSSVEGAKSGKDIAEEKHLGLAENKMEDVPVQNADQLRKGIVAKKSEEKEDKNYWRYKEAETTPKGNVTTKSEVTVQTRDEDGVKDEKDQTILLSKEVSKNQNEFESLKEKDKKADETKKPQSTTVNTEVVTATGASSVSANQPVQDKSSALMQDNKKTMDDRERNDANAVNRAQEGQGDVLAYESGKKTKEEKSGGKGKEDKSPKKKISSGYYDMKTSTSAPMPETQSQTKATKTEVGAEINGKLDSVAVGGTFGTILSADGLIAIDSAMIKYDKQDYGGAVNDFEQTLKQNPNDEKALFYSAVSYMSLGQTDKALVNLNKILANKNSKYYEDAQWYSSLAYIKNNDTKNARMNLIPLQNNSKSKYQKQADETLREIMK, encoded by the coding sequence GTGAAAGAGGGAACTAACATATTCGCACACACAGATTGTCTTTCAGAAGAAATGCTTACGAAGTATATTTCTGATAAACTTTCTTCTGCCGAAAAACACGAGGTGGAAAAGCATTTGATTGACTGCGAAATGTGCTCAGATGCTGTGGAAGGATGGCAAATGATTTATGATAAAAAAAAGATTTCTAATATCACTTCGGAACTCAATCAGAAAATTCAGACACGAATTGACGCGAAGGAAGAAAAGAAAGAAGTGAAAATAATTTTCCTCCGGCAATACCGCACTCAACTGGCTGTTGCGGCTTCCATCTTACTGGTTGTCGGGCTCGTTTGGTTTTTCAAGAGCAATGTGTCCATGAAGGAAATGGATAATGCAGAAGCAGAAAAAATGTTTGCAGAAAAATTTTCACCTCCTCCTGCAGATTTGGACAACGAGGCAACAACCGGAAAAGAACAATCAGAACCCGATTCTAAAAATCCAGTTACTACTGCGCAGGACCCAACTCCGCTGAACAATATTTCGCTAGAGGAAGCACAAAAGAAATCGTTGCCTGCGGAATCTCCATCCTTTTCATCTGTTGAAGGAGCAAAATCAGGAAAAGATATTGCTGAAGAAAAACATTTGGGCTTGGCGGAAAACAAGATGGAAGATGTTCCTGTGCAAAATGCAGACCAACTTCGTAAGGGGATTGTTGCGAAGAAAAGCGAGGAAAAAGAAGACAAAAATTACTGGCGCTATAAAGAAGCAGAAACAACTCCTAAGGGAAATGTCACAACCAAATCGGAAGTTACTGTTCAAACGCGTGATGAAGACGGAGTTAAAGATGAAAAAGACCAAACCATTCTTTTAAGTAAAGAAGTCTCAAAAAATCAAAATGAATTTGAATCGCTGAAGGAAAAAGACAAGAAAGCGGATGAAACAAAAAAACCGCAGTCAACAACGGTCAACACTGAAGTTGTAACAGCAACGGGAGCTTCATCGGTTTCTGCTAATCAGCCTGTTCAGGATAAATCAAGTGCGCTTATGCAGGACAATAAAAAAACAATGGATGACCGCGAACGCAATGACGCCAATGCTGTGAACCGCGCTCAAGAAGGGCAAGGAGATGTGCTTGCGTATGAATCAGGAAAGAAAACAAAAGAAGAAAAATCCGGAGGCAAAGGCAAAGAAGATAAATCGCCAAAGAAAAAAATTTCAAGCGGTTATTATGATATGAAAACTTCTACTTCGGCTCCCATGCCTGAAACACAATCCCAAACAAAAGCCACAAAAACAGAAGTTGGAGCAGAAATAAACGGAAAACTTGATTCTGTCGCAGTAGGTGGAACATTCGGAACAATTCTGAGTGCAGATGGACTAATTGCTATTGACAGTGCAATGATTAAATATGACAAACAGGATTACGGTGGTGCCGTAAACGATTTTGAGCAAACGCTCAAACAAAATCCGAATGATGAGAAAGCATTGTTTTATTCTGCGGTTTCTTATATGAGTTTAGGTCAGACGGACAAAGCGCTTGTGAATCTCAACAAAATCCTTGCAAACAAAAACAGCAAATACTATGAGGACGCGCAGTGGTATTCATCGCTTGCCTACATTAAAAATAATGATACGAAGAACGCGCGCATGAATCTGATACCGCTTCAGAATAATTCCAAAAGTAAATATCAGAAACAGGCGGATGAAACTCTCAGGGAAATTATGAAGTAA
- a CDS encoding sigma-70 family RNA polymerase sigma factor has translation MASSYNIKDCSDSELVQKFRDSRDNAIVGELFQRYTHLVFGVCMKYLKDEDEAKDGVMQIFEKILTDLHRHKVENFKGWLYMVAKNHCLMYFRSKKIHVELPRHLTGDFGDNHSDDETSFGNDDGVPVELTSSLHHNGEDKEKQLTLMESAIKELKEGQKICIELFYLQEKSYEEVAKMTGYTMKEVKSYIQNGKRNLKILMTTKSVGNWQKNKK, from the coding sequence TTGGCTTCTTCATATAATATAAAGGACTGCTCTGATTCCGAACTCGTTCAGAAATTTCGGGATTCACGCGACAATGCGATTGTGGGCGAATTGTTTCAGCGTTACACGCATCTGGTGTTTGGCGTGTGTATGAAATATTTAAAAGATGAGGATGAGGCGAAGGACGGTGTCATGCAGATCTTTGAAAAGATTCTGACTGATTTGCACAGGCATAAGGTAGAAAATTTCAAGGGCTGGCTTTACATGGTGGCAAAGAATCACTGCCTTATGTATTTCCGAAGTAAAAAAATTCATGTTGAACTGCCGAGGCATTTGACCGGAGATTTTGGCGATAATCATTCGGATGATGAAACTTCTTTCGGGAATGATGACGGGGTGCCTGTGGAATTAACATCCAGTTTGCATCATAACGGGGAAGACAAAGAAAAACAACTTACTTTGATGGAATCTGCCATTAAAGAATTGAAAGAAGGACAAAAGATATGCATAGAACTCTTTTATTTGCAGGAGAAATCATATGAAGAAGTGGCGAAGATGACCGGATATACGATGAAAGAAGTGAAGAGTTATATACAGAACGGAAAACGGAACTTGAAAATTCTTATGACGACAAAATCAGTAGGCAATTGGCAAAAAAATAAAAAGTGA